ATGTCATAATGAACCAGACCTGGCTTCACAGTATCGAGGTCTATGACGCTGACGGCTTGTTGAGTAGCAGTATCAAACATCACATTATTAATTTTGGGGTCGCCGTGCATCAGCCGCAGTGGTAGCTTACCTTCGGCTTTGGCATTTTCTAGGATATGTGCAAAGATTTGGCGATCGCTAACAAACTGCAAACAATAATTAACTTCTGGGGATTGAGGCGGGCTAGTTTTCCCTAGAACTTCTTGGTATTGTTGCAGATAAAGCGGTGTAATATGGAATCCTACGAGAGTGTCGGCGAGTTTTTCCGGTGACAAATCGCTAATCAGATTGTGGAACATCCCCAGAGCATAACCGATTTCTTTGGCGTATGAGCGATCGCCCATAGTGTCGAAGGACTGCGAACCTTCAATAAAGCTGATAGCCCGCCAGAATGAACCGTCTGCATCTCGCCAATGGTCTTGAGTATCCTTAGTCAACAACACGCGCGGTACTTCCCAACGACGACTGAGGGGGGTGTGTTGTAAACGATTGTGAACATGCTCAGTAAAGATACACATATTCTGCATGATCAGTTGGGGCTGGCGAAATACCTGTGTGTTAATGCGTTGCAGGACAAAATGCTGCAATTTTGAAGCATCCAGCGTTACCAGAAAAGTGTCATTAATATTACCACTGCCAAACGGTCGAACAGCCGTAACCTGACCTTGAAGCGTGAATTGGTCGGCTATTGTAACAAGATTGTCCGTAGCCTGTGTTTGAAGATTTTCTGTTATGTTCATGTTTTACCTGCACTACTCCTCACGTCATTGCACAAAGGCAATAGGAGACATAGTAACTTAAGTTTCACCTTTGGTCTGTATCAAAGTGTTGCAGGTGTTGTTGACATTAACCTCTCATTTTGAGAGAGTTTACTACAAATATTTTCTTACACATGCTGAATACGACAAAGATAAATGAAAAAATCGTCAAATTTGATGACTGATGACTGATGACTGTCATATCATGTCCGGGTAATTAGTTATGTTTCCCACAGTCGTTAAACCCCACCCCCAACCCCTAAGAGTCAACGGGGAGGGGATGCAAAGCATAGCTTTGGTGGGGTGGGGTTCTTCGAGTGTCATAAGCAATAAGCAAAGGACATGATATCATCAGTAAACACAATTAGATATGCAATCTTTATGTGTAACAACTTATCATATAGGCTAAATTACTGACCAACAGCACCCAAAGAAAAAATCCGACTCAAGTTTAATAAACTATCTTCAAACCCAGGAATTTCTACTAACTGATGTAATAAATAAATCTGTTTGCTGAGATAGTTAAATTCACCTTGAGCATTTTGATAAGGCTGACTATAGCGCTCTAGTTGACGTGCATTTAAGTCTACAATCCAATAATTATAAATTCCCGCTTCTGCGTACATTTCTAACTTTTTTGTTTGGTCATAAATCAATGTAGAATCGGAAATTTCTATCACAAGCAAAATATCTTCTGGATAGGGATGATGAACCAGATAATCTTCATCTAAGCCGCGTGCGATCACCACATCTGGTTCAGGTTCACTTGCATTTGGTAGGGTAATTGGATCTTGTCCCCTAATGACTGCGCGGTCGCCTAAAAGTCGATCCAATTGACGACACAAGATAGAACCACAGACTGTATGAGGAGTCCCTTTTGCTACCATTTGGATCAATTCCCCGCGAATCAATTCAATGCGATCGCTCTGTTTGAGAAATCCCAGTGCAATCAATTGATGATATTCTTCAATGGTGAATCGCTTTGGTGTGACAACGTTCATAGAACATGCACCAGATGGGAATGGTTTTATTTTAACTGGACTCAAGGGACAATCAAAGTGATTTACAATCGAGTTAACCAGTGGTGAACAGAGATGTCAGCCAAAGACCGATTCCATGAGGCAGTCAAAAAAGGCCTTCAGAAAGAGCAGTGGGTGATTACACATGACCCTTTAAGGATTGAGTTTGGAAAGGAGGATGAAGTTAGAATTGACTTAGGTGCAGAACGGCTGTTAGCAGCCGAAAAAGCTGGAGAAAAAATTGCGGTAGAAGTTAAAAGTTTTTTGAGTGACTCAGCATTGTTTGATTTTTATATGGCGCTGGGTCAATTTTTGAATTACCGTTTAGTTTTAGAAGTCACTCAAAAGGAACGAATTTTATATTTAGCCGTACCAATTGCCACCTATGAATCGTTTTTTCAACGTGATTTACCTCAAGCATCAGTACGGCAATATCAAGTAAAGCTGATTGTGTACAATCCAGTGGATGAGGTAATAGTCAAATGGATAAATTAGCCTTTTATCGTCAGTGTATTCAAGAACTGTTGACCCAATACAGCAAAAGTACACCCATAAATGGGGAAATTGAAGTACAAACAATTTTTGATACAGAAAATGACCATTATCAAATTGTTGATTTGGGGTGGGATAAACATCGCCGCATCTACAATTGTGTAATGCATTTAGACATTAAAGATGGTAAAATATGGATTCAACGCAATCAAACTGATAAGTTGCTAGCAAATGAATTGCTAGCAATGGGTGTACCAAAAAAAGATATTGTATTCGGTTTACAGCCCATCTATGCAAGAGAATGTACGGGGTTTGGTGTGGCTTAAGGATACCAAATATTGAGTAATTAGAATATAGAGCTAAGTAGGTCGGCGCGAATAAAGTTAAAGCTTCGACTTCGCTCAGCTTTAACATCGAGCGAAGCCGAAATGTTAACTAGTGAGGGTCGTCAGTTGTCAGTAGTAAGGGTTTCAGGCATATTTACGTTTCGTAACCTAGTCATGTTTAT
Above is a window of Nostoc sp. UHCC 0702 DNA encoding:
- a CDS encoding aminoglycoside phosphotransferase family protein, giving the protein MNITENLQTQATDNLVTIADQFTLQGQVTAVRPFGSGNINDTFLVTLDASKLQHFVLQRINTQVFRQPQLIMQNMCIFTEHVHNRLQHTPLSRRWEVPRVLLTKDTQDHWRDADGSFWRAISFIEGSQSFDTMGDRSYAKEIGYALGMFHNLISDLSPEKLADTLVGFHITPLYLQQYQEVLGKTSPPQSPEVNYCLQFVSDRQIFAHILENAKAEGKLPLRLMHGDPKINNVMFDTATQQAVSVIDLDTVKPGLVHYDIGDCLRSGCNPAGEEAADWNDVYFDTDLCQGILEGYLSVAKAFLTENDYAYMYDAIRLIAFELGLRFFADYLAGNVYFKVKHPEHNLERAIVQFKLTESIESQETQIRKIIQDMK
- a CDS encoding Uma2 family endonuclease; the encoded protein is MNVVTPKRFTIEEYHQLIALGFLKQSDRIELIRGELIQMVAKGTPHTVCGSILCRQLDRLLGDRAVIRGQDPITLPNASEPEPDVVIARGLDEDYLVHHPYPEDILLVIEISDSTLIYDQTKKLEMYAEAGIYNYWIVDLNARQLERYSQPYQNAQGEFNYLSKQIYLLHQLVEIPGFEDSLLNLSRIFSLGAVGQ
- a CDS encoding XisH family protein; its protein translation is MSAKDRFHEAVKKGLQKEQWVITHDPLRIEFGKEDEVRIDLGAERLLAAEKAGEKIAVEVKSFLSDSALFDFYMALGQFLNYRLVLEVTQKERILYLAVPIATYESFFQRDLPQASVRQYQVKLIVYNPVDEVIVKWIN
- a CDS encoding XisI protein; its protein translation is MDKLAFYRQCIQELLTQYSKSTPINGEIEVQTIFDTENDHYQIVDLGWDKHRRIYNCVMHLDIKDGKIWIQRNQTDKLLANELLAMGVPKKDIVFGLQPIYARECTGFGVA